A window of the Streptomyces sp. Ag109_O5-10 genome harbors these coding sequences:
- a CDS encoding DUF1697 domain-containing protein produces MTRYAALLRGINVGGSKKLPMAELRTLMSGLGYDSVQTYLQSGQAVFTTADTDADSLAAELAGAVEERFGFAVDVLVRDHAYLKAVEAACPFPAAELAARQLHVTYLSAPVTAERYADIDPAAHLPEEFRLGDRALYLYAPDGLGRSKLAEALSRPRIHKGLTATTRNWNTVVKLVELTAPGA; encoded by the coding sequence ATGACGAGGTATGCGGCGCTGCTGCGCGGGATCAACGTGGGCGGCAGCAAGAAGCTCCCGATGGCCGAACTGCGCACACTGATGAGCGGACTGGGGTACGACTCCGTCCAGACCTACCTGCAGAGCGGACAGGCCGTCTTCACCACCGCCGACACGGACGCCGACTCCCTGGCGGCCGAGCTCGCCGGGGCGGTCGAGGAGCGGTTCGGCTTCGCCGTCGACGTGCTCGTCCGCGACCACGCCTACCTGAAGGCCGTCGAGGCGGCCTGCCCGTTCCCGGCCGCCGAACTGGCGGCCAGGCAGCTGCACGTCACGTACCTCTCCGCGCCGGTCACCGCGGAGCGCTACGCGGACATCGACCCGGCCGCCCACCTCCCCGAGGAGTTCCGCCTGGGCGACCGCGCCCTGTACCTGTACGCCCCGGACGGCCTCGGCCGCTCCAAGCTCGCCGAGGCGCTGTCCCGGCCCCGGATCCACAAGGGGCTGACCGCCACCACCCGGAACTGGAACACGGTGGTCAAACTGGTGGAGCTGACGGCCCCGGGAGCATGA